The Neorhodopirellula lusitana genome contains a region encoding:
- a CDS encoding SDR family oxidoreductase produces MQLAGKIVAVIGGGTGIGAGIAKELAMAGAKVTVGGRRTEPLAQLAAETNSEHPIRTHAIDVAEPSSIVAFFSDLQGSVGPVDILVNSAGINIAKRTMAEMDPDEWERVLRINATGAYRCMHEVLPSMRDRRDGLIINISSVAGKRAIALGGVVYCASKFAMTAMGTAVANEVRHEGVRITNVYPGEVNTPILENRPVPVSDEHKESILQPEDIAKVVRTICELPPRACVPEIVIKPTTQEWV; encoded by the coding sequence ATGCAACTTGCAGGAAAGATTGTCGCTGTAATCGGTGGCGGAACCGGTATCGGAGCGGGCATTGCGAAAGAGCTCGCGATGGCGGGTGCGAAGGTGACCGTGGGCGGTCGCCGCACCGAACCGCTAGCTCAATTAGCAGCGGAAACGAACTCCGAGCATCCCATCCGAACACATGCAATCGATGTGGCGGAACCCTCTAGCATCGTGGCTTTTTTTAGCGATCTACAGGGCAGCGTCGGCCCCGTTGATATCCTTGTGAACAGCGCCGGCATCAACATCGCTAAACGAACCATGGCTGAAATGGATCCGGACGAATGGGAGCGTGTGCTGCGAATCAACGCTACAGGTGCGTATCGGTGCATGCATGAAGTCTTACCATCAATGCGGGACCGTCGCGACGGACTGATCATCAACATTTCTTCGGTCGCTGGCAAACGAGCGATTGCTCTTGGAGGCGTCGTGTACTGCGCCAGTAAGTTCGCGATGACAGCGATGGGAACCGCGGTCGCCAACGAAGTTCGACATGAAGGCGTGCGAATCACCAATGTCTATCCCGGCGAAGTGAACACACCCATCCTCGAAAACCGCCCCGTCCCAGTATCGGACGAACACAAAGAGTCGATCTTGCAGCCGGAAGACATAGCGAAGGTTGTCAGGACGATCTGCGAACTACCACCACGAGCCTGTGTTCCTGAAATTGTGATCAAGCCAACGACGCAGGAATGGGTCTAG
- a CDS encoding prolyl oligopeptidase family serine peptidase: MKLYLEYLFRLFDLYSIPITMLMQVLPLKNQSSNRMMKRSLTMTHSKIQLFVFGVICVLSFHGHANCQGTVEDYEAWRSYSKRVQGRVFRDRIEPHWVGEDDGCCWYRVQAAKGSSEFVFVDAVRGKRETVRNFDEVKERIAGRDRDGAADMPASLTAQSEVARSRDGSESATIRFHNQTAGDLNFYWVQADGQRKQYGTIKAKTVHPIQTYVGHAWLLQDPDGENVASFVASAGQEDAWVDGDTPKPRVRRRDRRRAGRTNSPDGKYRVQLVDHNVQLIDTVEDKSTQLTQDGSAENSFGGRVWWSPTSEHFVVFQTKQGRRRTISLVESSPEDSIHSRLITIPYAKPGDELDHPTVVLFSRQDDWQPRRIDDKQFANPFSIRDVSWNPDGDSFSFLYNERGHQRLRLISVDAGTGKPTTTVDETSETFVCYSSKSFAHYVESTNQWIWMSERSGWNHLYLIDADTTEVVNPITSGEWVVRSVEHVDEENGRLMLSVSGMDPKQDPYHVHWIRINFDGSNLVQLTDGDGDHEVTFSPGDRYLIDRYSRVDMPPVTNLRDAETGELVCELEAANASELLETGWQPPERFVAAGRDGKTDIHGIIVRPTDFDPEKRYPVLEAIYAGPHSAFVPKRFGVHSSLYSMAELGFIVVKIDGMGTNHRSKAFHDVCWKNLADSGFPDRVAWMKAAASTRPEMDLTRVGIWGGSAGGQSAMRALIDHGDFYHAAAADCGCHDNRVDKIWWNEQWMGWPIGPHYQAQSSVTGAKRLQGDLLLIWGELDRNVDPASSMQVVNALIAADKDFEQLIVPGAGHGAAGHPYAHRRQADFFVRKLWIREPRTPEIPTPEPQPST, encoded by the coding sequence GTGAAACTCTACCTGGAATATCTGTTTCGTTTGTTCGACCTGTACTCCATTCCAATCACAATGCTGATGCAGGTGTTGCCGTTGAAGAATCAATCCTCCAATCGCATGATGAAGAGAAGCCTGACAATGACCCACAGTAAGATTCAGCTTTTCGTATTCGGGGTGATCTGCGTCTTGAGTTTTCATGGACACGCGAACTGCCAGGGGACTGTCGAAGACTACGAGGCTTGGCGGTCGTATTCCAAGCGTGTGCAAGGTCGAGTTTTTCGTGACCGAATAGAACCTCATTGGGTTGGTGAGGACGATGGTTGCTGTTGGTATCGCGTGCAGGCGGCCAAAGGCAGCAGCGAGTTTGTTTTCGTTGACGCCGTTCGCGGGAAACGGGAGACGGTTCGAAACTTCGACGAGGTTAAAGAGCGTATAGCGGGGCGCGATAGAGACGGTGCTGCCGACATGCCTGCTTCTCTAACTGCGCAGTCCGAAGTCGCTCGCAGTCGAGATGGCAGCGAGTCGGCCACCATCCGATTTCACAATCAAACGGCTGGTGATCTCAACTTCTACTGGGTTCAAGCGGATGGCCAACGAAAACAGTACGGAACGATCAAAGCGAAAACAGTCCATCCCATTCAGACCTACGTGGGCCATGCTTGGCTCTTGCAAGATCCCGATGGTGAAAATGTCGCTTCCTTTGTCGCCTCGGCTGGCCAGGAAGATGCTTGGGTCGATGGAGATACGCCAAAGCCGCGGGTTCGGCGGAGGGATCGTCGGAGAGCGGGGCGAACGAATTCACCTGACGGAAAGTATCGTGTCCAACTGGTAGATCACAACGTGCAGCTTATCGATACCGTCGAAGATAAAAGTACTCAATTGACTCAGGACGGCTCGGCGGAGAACTCTTTCGGCGGCCGAGTCTGGTGGTCGCCCACGTCTGAGCATTTCGTTGTTTTTCAAACCAAGCAAGGTCGGCGCCGCACCATTTCGTTGGTGGAATCATCGCCTGAAGATTCCATTCATTCTCGGCTGATTACCATCCCGTACGCGAAGCCAGGTGACGAACTGGATCACCCGACGGTCGTGTTGTTTTCTCGACAAGATGACTGGCAACCACGGCGTATCGACGACAAACAGTTTGCGAACCCATTTTCAATTCGCGATGTGTCATGGAATCCGGATGGTGATTCGTTTTCGTTTCTTTACAACGAACGCGGGCATCAAAGATTGCGATTGATCTCGGTTGACGCGGGCACTGGCAAGCCAACGACTACCGTTGATGAAACCAGCGAAACATTCGTCTGTTATTCGAGTAAGTCGTTTGCTCACTATGTCGAGTCAACCAATCAATGGATTTGGATGAGTGAGCGGAGTGGTTGGAATCATCTGTACCTGATTGATGCAGATACTACTGAGGTGGTCAACCCGATCACGAGTGGCGAGTGGGTGGTTCGAAGCGTCGAGCACGTCGATGAAGAGAACGGCCGTTTGATGCTGTCTGTATCAGGAATGGATCCAAAGCAAGACCCGTATCATGTTCATTGGATTCGAATCAATTTCGACGGTTCCAATCTCGTTCAGCTGACCGACGGTGACGGAGATCACGAGGTCACTTTTTCACCAGGTGACCGTTACCTGATCGATCGGTACTCGCGTGTCGACATGCCTCCGGTCACCAATCTTCGTGATGCCGAAACGGGAGAGCTCGTTTGCGAACTGGAAGCCGCCAATGCATCAGAGCTCCTGGAAACCGGTTGGCAACCGCCCGAGCGTTTTGTTGCTGCTGGACGTGATGGAAAGACTGATATACACGGCATCATTGTTCGGCCAACGGACTTTGATCCCGAGAAGCGATACCCTGTCTTGGAAGCGATTTACGCTGGGCCGCATTCGGCTTTTGTTCCCAAGCGTTTTGGCGTGCATTCATCTCTGTATAGCATGGCGGAACTCGGGTTCATTGTCGTGAAAATCGATGGCATGGGGACGAACCATCGCAGCAAGGCGTTCCACGACGTGTGCTGGAAGAATCTCGCCGACAGTGGGTTTCCTGATCGGGTCGCTTGGATGAAAGCCGCGGCAAGCACCCGTCCAGAGATGGACCTAACGCGGGTCGGTATTTGGGGTGGTTCCGCTGGTGGTCAATCCGCCATGCGAGCTCTGATTGACCACGGCGACTTCTATCACGCTGCCGCCGCGGATTGCGGTTGCCACGACAATCGAGTCGATAAGATTTGGTGGAATGAGCAGTGGATGGGATGGCCAATCGGTCCGCACTATCAAGCGCAGTCGAGTGTAACCGGGGCTAAACGGTTGCAGGGTGACTTGTTGCTGATTTGGGGCGAGCTGGATCGCAATGTGGATCCAGCAAGTTCGATGCAGGTGGTCAACGCATTGATCGCGGCCGACAAGGATTTCGAGCAGCTGATTGTTCCGGGGGCCGGGCACGGGGCGGCGGGGCATCCCTATGCCCATCGGCGTCAGGCTGACTTCTTTGTTCGGAAATTGTGGATTCGAGAGCCTCGAACACCTGAGATTCCTACGCCAGAGCCTCAGCCGAGCACCTAG
- a CDS encoding DUF1559 domain-containing protein: protein MRRNFQSRSGFTLVELLVVIAIIGVLVGLLLPAVQAAREAARRMSCSNNFKQLGLGIHNYHSAYQQLPVQGGGTTSDLNSTSVSTGGHSDLNLSMLVGLTPFIEQQALWEQISNPLKSREVTTLLWNPMGPEPSYELSNHASRPYGPWLTNIPTLRCPSDPGVGLPSHGRTNYGACMGDSFIGGRRGRYADNPEEGFGDTTRVEEARAGQRGVFAMRERMKFRDILDGLSNSIAMGEMATDLGDNDVRTTPSKMTPSTSQMSWANNLHACDAYRDPERPQFYDPDTVVYATNHSAERARGYRWAYALQLFTGVQTNLPPNSVIAVEFYNRHALVSPSSRHQGGVHVLMADGAVKFITDSIEAGDQNSAMVGNSATRNLPAGSASPYGLWGALGTRASKEVIKDEF, encoded by the coding sequence ATGAGACGAAATTTTCAAAGTCGATCTGGCTTTACGCTGGTCGAGCTTCTCGTGGTGATTGCCATCATCGGGGTGCTAGTGGGACTACTCTTGCCCGCCGTCCAGGCAGCTCGCGAAGCAGCTCGCCGGATGAGTTGCAGCAACAATTTCAAGCAACTTGGCCTTGGGATCCACAACTACCACTCTGCCTACCAGCAGTTGCCAGTACAGGGTGGCGGCACGACCTCTGACCTCAATTCGACCTCTGTATCGACGGGCGGCCACAGTGATCTCAATCTGAGTATGCTCGTCGGTCTGACACCGTTCATCGAGCAGCAGGCTCTTTGGGAGCAGATTTCCAACCCATTGAAATCAAGAGAAGTGACGACACTGCTTTGGAATCCAATGGGGCCGGAACCGTCTTATGAGCTCTCCAATCACGCCAGTAGGCCGTATGGACCTTGGCTCACCAACATTCCAACGCTTCGCTGCCCCAGCGATCCTGGGGTCGGTCTTCCGTCACACGGTCGTACCAACTACGGCGCATGCATGGGGGATAGTTTTATCGGCGGTAGGCGCGGAAGGTACGCGGACAACCCCGAGGAAGGTTTTGGAGATACTACCAGGGTCGAAGAAGCTCGCGCAGGACAGCGAGGCGTCTTTGCGATGCGTGAGCGAATGAAGTTTCGAGACATTCTTGATGGTTTGTCCAACTCGATTGCGATGGGCGAGATGGCCACGGATCTGGGCGATAACGACGTTCGGACAACCCCTTCGAAGATGACCCCCAGTACGAGTCAGATGTCATGGGCAAACAATCTGCATGCCTGTGACGCGTATCGTGACCCAGAACGTCCCCAGTTTTACGATCCCGATACGGTTGTGTATGCAACCAATCATTCTGCGGAACGCGCGCGTGGCTATCGCTGGGCTTACGCACTACAGTTGTTTACCGGGGTGCAGACGAATCTGCCGCCCAATAGCGTGATCGCAGTTGAGTTTTACAATCGTCATGCACTCGTTTCACCAAGTAGTCGTCACCAAGGCGGTGTTCACGTGCTAATGGCAGACGGCGCTGTCAAGTTTATTACCGACTCGATTGAGGCTGGTGACCAAAACAGTGCAATGGTCGGCAATAGCGCTACCCGCAATCTTCCCGCCGGCTCCGCAAGCCCGTACGGGCTGTGGGGTGCCTTAGGGACTCGGGCCAGCAAAGAAGTGATCAAAGACGAATTTTAG
- a CDS encoding glycosyl hydrolase 115 family protein, with the protein MNRMSVFLLFAAQCIASMSLADGPVASPGGLAINGDTPWVVMEKDFENPAIQEAIRDAERDWYKVFGYPPVIFKDDRRRAWTGPVIAFGSKENTSGLFASEVPEGKEQYQLAVSNVTHNPAITAIGSDTRGTIFAIYTFCEEVLGVDPMYVFTDNQPKRQSEITLPADFGIVSKKPTFEYRGWFINDEELHDGMHRDPLGGNVISMEWMDKILETLLRCKGNMIAPESAPYSDATVYELCKRRDVVITFHHILPVGLNMMDWPKGVPFSFVNHKDILVDAWTKSAKVLADKKVAWTIGFRGESDGAFWNSDPAAPKDDAGRAAVIAEAMQVQADIIRSFDPDATIIAALWNEQGKFYNDGLLKVPDGVCKMFADDGRGFMRDKGDGSDLSPGDGLYYHVMMMMNTQNRTTEAVPPTRFYSELKRYVEKDATKYAIINVSGIRPAAMSVEAITDFLWDADAALSKTPEAAMKDYLLDWYGKEFGPEQAADLTELRLHYYDIPYMREQMPMQGRWRGARAEHLLQYLTQEMLKKYGKAVQNGEDLQAISGFKNQLKQAKEPLVETAEFFPALWAQTKLLEKQIPADRRDYYQAHFTYQVAVHMHSCRMLAIVNEAFDAYLEDRDSKAFADNLKPALAELEKVLAEAHKAEYGKWDTMFMHVRLMDMWRTRLLLKETIAKIEDQPYTDGYRGFMRGSFWGSAQAYMDHGDGVFPYFYKHSGPGLEVLESGQPLPRTVRKRNAVPESELLKDAKFNSEHRYSIVPGRFQQGARLWTDRGYRVGEIPAYLQGATYVQTPMVDRASNNNNLITFTLKKNCSVYVGLKDEERELPSWLVGWEATGKSIDASNRLMLYKKNFAEGETPVLGSVVGSGATAMYTVMIQEQ; encoded by the coding sequence ATGAATCGAATGTCAGTTTTCCTCTTGTTTGCGGCGCAGTGCATTGCATCGATGTCGCTTGCCGATGGTCCAGTCGCGAGTCCTGGCGGTCTAGCGATCAACGGCGACACACCTTGGGTCGTGATGGAAAAGGATTTTGAAAATCCTGCCATTCAAGAGGCAATCCGAGACGCGGAGCGAGATTGGTACAAAGTGTTCGGCTACCCGCCGGTCATCTTTAAAGACGACCGGCGCAGAGCATGGACTGGACCGGTGATCGCCTTTGGTTCGAAGGAGAACACAAGCGGCTTGTTCGCTAGTGAGGTTCCCGAGGGCAAGGAGCAATATCAGTTAGCGGTCAGCAACGTGACGCACAATCCGGCCATCACCGCGATCGGTTCTGACACGCGTGGGACGATCTTTGCGATTTACACGTTTTGCGAGGAAGTGCTTGGCGTCGATCCAATGTACGTCTTTACCGACAATCAGCCCAAACGACAAAGCGAAATCACACTGCCAGCCGATTTCGGCATCGTGTCTAAGAAACCGACGTTTGAATATCGCGGTTGGTTTATCAATGATGAGGAGTTGCACGACGGAATGCACCGTGACCCGCTCGGCGGGAACGTGATTTCGATGGAGTGGATGGACAAGATTCTGGAAACGCTGTTGCGATGCAAAGGCAACATGATCGCGCCCGAATCCGCTCCGTATTCGGATGCGACCGTGTACGAGTTATGCAAACGCAGAGACGTCGTCATTACCTTCCATCACATCCTGCCCGTGGGCTTGAATATGATGGACTGGCCGAAAGGAGTTCCCTTTTCCTTTGTCAATCACAAGGACATTCTGGTCGATGCTTGGACTAAATCGGCGAAGGTGTTGGCCGATAAAAAGGTGGCTTGGACCATCGGCTTTCGCGGGGAAAGCGATGGGGCTTTTTGGAACAGCGACCCGGCCGCGCCAAAGGACGATGCAGGACGGGCGGCCGTGATTGCCGAAGCGATGCAGGTGCAGGCTGACATCATTCGCAGCTTTGATCCGGATGCTACCATTATCGCGGCGCTCTGGAACGAACAGGGCAAGTTTTACAACGACGGCTTGCTGAAGGTTCCCGACGGGGTCTGCAAGATGTTTGCTGATGACGGCCGTGGTTTCATGCGAGACAAAGGCGATGGCTCGGACTTGTCGCCCGGTGACGGTCTTTACTACCACGTCATGATGATGATGAACACGCAAAACCGCACGACTGAAGCGGTTCCCCCAACGCGGTTCTACAGTGAACTGAAGCGGTACGTTGAAAAGGATGCAACCAAATACGCAATCATCAATGTCAGTGGAATTCGTCCCGCCGCGATGTCCGTCGAAGCAATCACGGACTTCCTGTGGGATGCAGATGCAGCGTTAAGCAAAACGCCAGAAGCGGCGATGAAAGATTACCTGCTGGACTGGTACGGAAAGGAGTTTGGTCCAGAACAGGCGGCTGATCTAACTGAACTTCGCTTGCACTACTACGACATTCCCTACATGCGTGAGCAGATGCCCATGCAAGGTCGATGGAGAGGTGCGAGGGCGGAACACCTGCTTCAGTACCTGACCCAGGAAATGCTGAAGAAGTACGGCAAGGCAGTGCAAAACGGTGAAGACCTGCAGGCGATCAGTGGGTTTAAGAACCAACTCAAACAGGCGAAAGAACCGCTAGTCGAAACCGCGGAGTTCTTTCCTGCACTTTGGGCACAAACGAAATTGCTGGAGAAGCAGATCCCGGCGGATCGTCGAGACTACTATCAGGCGCACTTCACCTACCAGGTGGCCGTGCACATGCACTCTTGCCGAATGCTTGCGATAGTGAATGAGGCGTTTGACGCGTATTTAGAAGATCGCGATTCAAAAGCGTTTGCAGACAATCTCAAGCCGGCACTGGCTGAACTTGAGAAGGTTCTGGCGGAAGCTCACAAAGCAGAGTATGGCAAGTGGGACACCATGTTCATGCATGTCCGGTTGATGGACATGTGGCGCACCCGACTGTTATTGAAGGAGACGATTGCCAAGATCGAAGACCAACCCTACACCGACGGGTATCGTGGATTCATGCGAGGATCGTTCTGGGGATCGGCTCAGGCATACATGGATCACGGCGACGGTGTGTTCCCCTACTTTTACAAGCATTCAGGACCCGGGTTGGAGGTTCTAGAGAGTGGCCAGCCGCTACCAAGAACCGTCCGCAAGCGAAACGCGGTACCCGAGAGCGAGCTTCTTAAAGATGCAAAGTTCAATTCGGAGCATCGCTATTCAATTGTTCCAGGTCGTTTCCAGCAAGGTGCTCGCCTATGGACTGACCGTGGCTACAGAGTCGGAGAGATCCCTGCCTACCTTCAAGGGGCAACTTACGTGCAGACTCCCATGGTTGACCGGGCCAGCAATAACAACAATCTGATCACATTCACACTTAAAAAGAATTGTTCGGTCTATGTTGGTTTGAAGGATGAGGAGCGAGAGCTTCCATCGTGGCTTGTTGGTTGGGAGGCCACCGGCAAGTCGATCGATGCCAGCAACAGGTTGATGCTCTACAAGAAGAACTTCGCCGAAGGCGAGACGCCTGTGCTTGGGTCCGTCGTTGGCAGTGGCGCGACCGCCATGTACACCGTCATGATTCAGGAACAGTAG
- a CDS encoding NPCBM/NEW2 domain-containing protein — translation MCNPLWIAILAALALSCRLNAESLPPLKGEKSPQTLDEVWAGYDPTIEPIETETLKEWEEDGTVVRAVRYCIGTFKGQKSWMGALYGFPKHGMELPALVQIHGGGGRASKQACIANAKRGYATISLNWRADDRYLSENDLPKSAQTDWGAVDGTQSAGSRGIEPNNDLRYDPVPSGRNGGYFLRTLAARRALTFLQRQAEVDGERLGVDGHSMGGVITLQTAAIDSRVKASAPSCAPPIDLEDTLSARTYAASAYAAKINSPMLFMSPSNDFHGHVEDMEWIMDRMPNQEFRIARSEHFNHKHNNSCLAAKELWFDAHLKGNYRYPARPAIDIDLNTEDGRPRVQITPDAAQPIDHVDVYFSRDARLSSYYGSKSRYWQFSKPVNEGDRYVASIDLFDLREPLWVFANIHYKLGEHQLTKPSTTMTSTTRMLMVDADELQAAGVKPDGVTTAVIEDFDDDWEREWIVSKNSFESFRLNNPRVPIPQYSKLVLSVEDTGPSSPDDLAGLVKGLVPDRSSTVFSNKPASLRVSLGDLAIGEYSADIKENDGTVSLYPFDLKHTKNGSALMNWADLPNPKISLKSVRGNLPMCSKLVWEPISVSDFMSNRPFQLGEVDKANGENTLAFDQADKIVGRIETDPQSFRVHESIVEANDVQGLRVHSPSEVTYFLKGKFSKFQATLVPGYQASVTFEVHGDDRLLFRSESFSGTSEPEEIEVDMSGVQKLKLIVTEGGNGWGGDWAMWANPVLDPQP, via the coding sequence ATGTGCAACCCACTCTGGATCGCGATCTTGGCCGCGTTGGCTCTGTCGTGCAGGCTGAACGCCGAATCACTTCCTCCGCTCAAAGGCGAAAAGTCACCGCAAACTTTGGACGAAGTTTGGGCAGGCTATGACCCGACTATCGAGCCGATCGAGACGGAAACGTTGAAGGAGTGGGAAGAGGATGGCACGGTTGTTCGCGCCGTCCGCTACTGCATTGGAACGTTCAAGGGTCAGAAATCTTGGATGGGGGCGCTCTATGGATTTCCGAAGCATGGAATGGAACTTCCAGCTTTGGTGCAAATTCATGGGGGCGGTGGCCGGGCAAGTAAACAGGCATGTATCGCCAATGCTAAACGCGGCTATGCCACGATCTCATTGAACTGGCGCGCGGATGATCGGTACTTGAGTGAGAATGACCTGCCAAAGTCTGCCCAAACTGATTGGGGCGCGGTCGACGGAACCCAGAGTGCTGGATCGAGAGGCATCGAGCCCAATAACGACCTACGCTACGATCCCGTTCCATCGGGTCGCAACGGTGGCTACTTTTTGCGGACCTTGGCCGCGCGTCGTGCACTCACGTTTTTGCAGAGGCAAGCGGAAGTCGATGGTGAACGATTGGGAGTCGATGGACATTCCATGGGCGGAGTGATCACGCTCCAGACCGCAGCAATTGATTCTCGTGTGAAAGCATCGGCTCCGTCCTGTGCACCACCGATTGATCTGGAAGACACTCTGAGTGCACGAACTTATGCAGCGTCCGCCTATGCGGCGAAGATCAATAGTCCGATGTTATTCATGAGTCCATCCAATGACTTTCATGGGCACGTGGAAGACATGGAATGGATCATGGACCGGATGCCGAATCAAGAATTCCGCATTGCCCGTTCGGAACACTTCAATCACAAGCACAACAACAGCTGCCTGGCGGCCAAGGAGTTGTGGTTCGATGCTCATTTAAAAGGTAACTACCGATATCCCGCACGTCCGGCAATTGACATCGATCTAAATACCGAAGACGGCCGACCGCGTGTGCAGATTACTCCAGATGCGGCGCAGCCGATCGATCATGTCGATGTCTATTTCAGTCGGGATGCCAGGCTTTCGAGTTACTATGGATCGAAGTCACGATATTGGCAGTTTTCGAAGCCGGTAAACGAAGGCGATCGTTATGTTGCCTCGATCGATCTCTTTGATCTACGCGAACCTTTGTGGGTGTTTGCGAATATCCACTACAAGTTGGGTGAGCATCAACTGACGAAGCCATCCACCACGATGACTTCGACAACTCGCATGTTGATGGTTGATGCCGATGAGCTGCAGGCTGCTGGCGTCAAACCAGACGGAGTAACGACCGCCGTTATTGAGGACTTCGATGACGACTGGGAACGGGAATGGATCGTTTCAAAGAACTCTTTTGAGTCTTTTCGTCTGAACAATCCGCGAGTGCCTATTCCGCAGTACAGCAAGTTGGTTTTGAGCGTTGAGGATACAGGACCGAGTTCACCGGACGACCTAGCGGGTCTAGTGAAAGGTCTCGTCCCTGACCGATCTTCAACCGTTTTCAGTAACAAGCCAGCGTCCTTGCGAGTCTCCCTTGGTGACCTCGCGATCGGTGAATATTCGGCGGACATAAAGGAGAATGATGGAACTGTGTCCTTGTATCCCTTCGATCTGAAGCACACCAAGAATGGGAGTGCGTTGATGAATTGGGCGGATTTACCGAATCCAAAAATCTCGTTGAAGTCTGTCCGGGGCAACCTGCCGATGTGTTCGAAGCTTGTTTGGGAGCCGATTTCGGTCAGCGATTTCATGTCCAATCGGCCATTCCAGTTGGGTGAGGTCGATAAGGCAAACGGAGAAAACACGCTCGCATTCGACCAAGCCGACAAGATTGTGGGGCGTATTGAGACTGACCCACAGTCATTCAGGGTTCATGAAAGCATTGTCGAAGCCAATGACGTGCAAGGCCTACGAGTTCACTCCCCCAGTGAAGTGACGTATTTTCTGAAAGGCAAGTTTTCTAAGTTCCAGGCAACGCTGGTGCCGGGCTACCAGGCCAGCGTCACGTTTGAGGTTCATGGCGATGATAGACTGCTGTTTAGATCAGAAAGCTTTAGTGGCACGAGTGAACCCGAAGAGATTGAAGTCGATATGTCGGGCGTTCAGAAATTGAAGCTGATCGTCACCGAAGGTGGAAACGGCTGGGGAGGTGACTGGGCGATGTGGGCCAATCCTGTATTGGATCCTCAACCGTAA
- a CDS encoding alpha-L-fucosidase, with product MTRQVLQISLCLFLFPGAFALGQEQAGDGDKAMAVRKGDGGLTNDPARVEEFIDWGLGMFVHWSLDSQLGSVISHSLVGASEDYVDRYINELPRTFNPKKYDPDEWMEIAKIAGVKYMVFTTKHHNGFCMWDTKTTDFSIMHTPYGKDLVKDYVDACRRHGIKVGYYFSPEDFHFQREFGVEIRRVGGTGAERKDLLAYNKKQLDELFGNYGPIDIVFFDGGEKEKLAQYIHQIQPKCLVTRGEMETPEQKLPKEPLPGPWESCFTLGSQWQFKPTNEDYKTGGKLIKMLIENRAKGGNLLINVGPEPSGVIPFEQERIFRELGLWMFINGEAIHNIRPCVIVGEENVYYTQSKDGTAVYVFLNEFTDKNRWRKGTRKGILLKELQSTPHTTISVLGQNDRVLEYNKGADVKSRFEQKDGGLEISVMRAQRIYNNQSWPNTVVVKLENVQFAD from the coding sequence ATGACGAGACAAGTTCTTCAAATCAGCCTGTGCCTTTTTCTCTTTCCGGGCGCCTTCGCTCTTGGGCAAGAGCAAGCTGGCGACGGGGACAAAGCCATGGCGGTGCGGAAAGGCGATGGCGGACTGACAAACGACCCCGCTCGTGTTGAAGAATTCATCGATTGGGGGTTGGGGATGTTTGTTCATTGGTCGCTCGATTCTCAGCTTGGATCTGTCATCAGCCACTCGTTGGTCGGTGCTTCGGAAGACTACGTGGATCGCTACATCAACGAACTGCCTAGAACGTTCAATCCCAAAAAGTACGATCCGGACGAGTGGATGGAGATCGCCAAGATTGCCGGGGTGAAGTACATGGTGTTCACGACCAAGCATCACAACGGATTTTGCATGTGGGATACCAAGACCACCGACTTCAGCATCATGCACACTCCGTACGGTAAAGACTTGGTTAAGGACTATGTCGATGCCTGCCGCCGTCACGGGATCAAGGTCGGCTACTATTTCTCGCCAGAGGACTTTCATTTTCAACGTGAGTTTGGAGTCGAGATACGACGCGTGGGCGGCACGGGAGCTGAACGCAAGGACTTGCTTGCCTACAACAAGAAACAACTTGACGAGTTGTTTGGCAACTACGGCCCCATTGATATCGTATTCTTCGACGGCGGCGAGAAAGAGAAGCTTGCGCAATACATTCACCAGATCCAGCCTAAGTGCCTCGTCACGCGTGGAGAGATGGAAACGCCAGAGCAAAAACTACCGAAAGAACCGTTGCCAGGGCCCTGGGAATCCTGCTTTACCCTCGGAAGCCAATGGCAGTTCAAACCGACGAATGAGGATTACAAAACAGGCGGAAAGCTGATCAAAATGCTGATCGAGAACCGTGCCAAGGGCGGCAATCTGTTGATCAATGTCGGCCCGGAGCCTTCCGGTGTGATCCCCTTTGAACAGGAACGCATCTTCCGTGAACTCGGGCTTTGGATGTTCATCAATGGTGAAGCGATTCACAATATCCGACCGTGTGTGATCGTTGGTGAGGAAAACGTTTACTACACACAGTCCAAAGATGGCACCGCCGTCTATGTGTTTCTGAATGAGTTCACTGACAAAAATAGGTGGCGTAAGGGAACACGCAAAGGAATCCTTTTGAAGGAACTGCAATCGACTCCCCATACCACTATCTCTGTGTTGGGTCAGAATGACCGTGTGCTTGAATACAACAAGGGAGCCGACGTGAAGTCTCGATTTGAACAGAAAGATGGCGGGCTAGAGATTTCAGTCATGCGTGCCCAACGCATCTACAACAACCAATCATGGCCCAACACGGTGGTCGTGAAGCTTGAGAATGTTCAATTCGCCGATTAG